A single genomic interval of Orcinus orca chromosome 19, mOrcOrc1.1, whole genome shotgun sequence harbors:
- the TLCD2 gene encoding TLC domain-containing protein 2, with protein sequence MAPSGLLVIGASFAAFRGLHWGLQLLPTPGSAAQDRWKWRNICVSLVHSLLTGAGALLGLSLYPQMAADPIHGHPPWALVLVAISVGYFLADGADMLWNQTLGQAWELLCHHLVVVSCLSTAILSGHYVGFSVVSLLLELNSTCLHLRKLLLLSRQAPSLAFSVTSWATLATLALFRLVPLGWMSLWLIRQHHQIPIALVILGGTGLVTVGATSITLGVRILVSDVLRSRPRPPIPEHKETKGTRTCCDGEPVTRDDSTLSLKD encoded by the exons ATGGCGCCCTCTGGGCTCCTCGTGATCGGCGCCTCCTTCGCCGCCTTCCGGGGGCTGCACTGGGGGCTGCAGCTTCTGCCCACGCCGGGATCTGCTGCCCAGGACCGTTGGAAGTGGCGGAACATCTGTGTCTCCCTGGTTCACAGCCTGCTTACGGGGGCCGGGGCGCTACTCGG GCTGTCGCTCTACCCTCAGATGGCCGCCGACCCGATTCATGGCCACCCGCCCTGGGCCCTGGTGCTGGTGGCTATATCTGTGG GTTATTTCCTAGCCGATGGAGCTGACATGCTGTGGAACCAGACGTTGGGCCAGGCCTGGGAACTTCTTTGTCACCATTTGGTG GTAGTGAGCTGCCTCAGCACCGCCATTCTCTCTGGCCACTATGTGGGCTTCTCTGTGGTGTCTCTGCTCCTGGAGCTGAACTCCACCTGCCTGCACCTACGGAAGCTGCTGCTGCTTTCTCGCCAGGCCCCATCCCTGGCCTTCAGTGTGACTAGCTGGGCCACCCTGGCTACCCTGGCCCTCTTCCGCCTGGTTCCGCTGGGATGGATGAGTCTGTGGCTGATCCGGCAACACCACCAGATACCTATTGCTCTGGTCATCCTTGGTGGAACTGGACTGGTCACTGTGGGTGCTACGAGCATCACACTGGGTGTCCGCATTTTGGTCAGTGATGTCCTGCGGTCTCGGCCCCGCCCACCCATCCCTGAGCACAAGGAAACCAAGGGCACCAGGACTTGTTGCGATGGTGAGCCTGTCACCAGGGATGATTCTACTCTCAGCCTGAAAGACTGA